One genomic region from Sphingomonas paeninsulae encodes:
- a CDS encoding DUF885 domain-containing protein — MRRLLLAAVFAISSVPAAATPTDDLHGLITDHWAWFLKSNPIYASALGVHTYDDQIGDFSLAEADRQAAQAALFIKRLDAIPATQLSPADVTNQAILRRLLSEQVEANSFGERTMTFSTLGSWFQNFAGLADTVPVRTKAEFQSYLGRLAQFPKANAQSLDVTRQAVAGGFMQPCVTLSGFEQSITGVITANPEDSRFYAPFKGNKPVGITDAEWAGMKARAVTLISGTLNPEYRKIDDYYRTSYLPKCRQTYGISALPDGQKYYNFLIRQQTTTTLTPDQIHEIGLGEVKRIRTEMDALAKKAGYASREAFIHTLRTDPKYYPKTAAELMGAAALQAKINDGKMPTLFATLPRLPYGVRAIPAETAEGNTTAYYMPGSPAAGIAGTYYVNTSKLDQRPLYELAALTSHEAVPGHHNQIALQQEMDLPDFRKYASQFTAYVEGWGLYSEHLGIEMGIYDTPEKDMGRLSYEMWRACRLVVDTGLHAKGWTKDQAVSFMKENTALTDANIDAEVNRYISSPGQALAYKLGELKILSLRQKAETALGAKFDVRRFHDAVLGQGAVPLDVLEAQITSWIAHEKTAS, encoded by the coding sequence ATGCGCCGTCTTTTATTAGCAGCCGTTTTCGCGATTTCGTCGGTGCCCGCTGCCGCAACACCAACCGATGACCTGCACGGCCTCATCACAGACCATTGGGCCTGGTTCCTGAAATCCAATCCCATCTATGCCAGCGCGCTGGGCGTCCACACTTATGACGACCAGATCGGCGATTTCAGCCTTGCCGAAGCGGACCGCCAGGCGGCGCAGGCGGCGCTGTTCATCAAGCGGCTCGATGCTATCCCCGCGACCCAGCTTTCCCCGGCCGACGTCACCAATCAGGCTATCCTGCGTCGCCTGTTGTCGGAACAGGTCGAAGCCAATAGCTTCGGCGAACGGACAATGACGTTCTCGACGCTCGGCAGCTGGTTCCAGAATTTCGCCGGTCTTGCCGACACGGTCCCGGTGCGTACAAAAGCTGAATTCCAAAGCTATCTCGGCCGCCTCGCGCAGTTTCCCAAAGCGAACGCCCAATCCCTCGACGTCACGCGCCAGGCCGTCGCTGGCGGCTTCATGCAGCCCTGCGTAACCCTCTCAGGCTTCGAACAGAGCATCACCGGCGTCATCACCGCCAATCCCGAAGACTCGCGCTTCTACGCACCATTTAAGGGCAATAAGCCGGTCGGCATCACCGATGCCGAATGGGCGGGCATGAAGGCGCGGGCGGTGACCCTGATCTCCGGCACGCTCAATCCCGAATACCGCAAGATCGACGACTATTACCGCACCAGCTATCTGCCGAAATGCCGCCAGACCTACGGCATTTCGGCGCTGCCCGACGGACAGAAATATTATAATTTCCTGATCCGCCAGCAGACCACGACCACCCTGACGCCCGATCAGATTCACGAAATCGGGCTAGGCGAGGTGAAACGCATCCGCACCGAGATGGACGCGCTCGCAAAGAAAGCCGGCTATGCCAGCCGCGAAGCCTTTATCCACACGCTTCGCACCGACCCGAAATATTACCCGAAGACAGCGGCGGAACTGATGGGCGCGGCGGCATTGCAAGCAAAGATCAACGACGGCAAAATGCCGACGCTATTCGCCACCCTGCCACGCCTGCCCTACGGCGTCCGCGCCATCCCTGCCGAGACCGCAGAGGGCAACACCACCGCTTATTACATGCCGGGGTCGCCCGCCGCCGGAATCGCGGGCACCTATTACGTCAACACTTCGAAACTCGACCAGCGCCCGCTGTACGAACTGGCGGCGCTGACCAGTCACGAAGCGGTCCCCGGCCACCACAACCAGATCGCGCTGCAGCAGGAAATGGACCTGCCCGACTTTAGGAAATACGCTTCGCAATTCACGGCCTATGTCGAAGGATGGGGCCTGTATTCCGAACATCTCGGCATCGAGATGGGCATTTACGACACGCCCGAAAAGGACATGGGCCGCCTGTCATACGAGATGTGGCGCGCCTGTCGCCTTGTGGTCGATACCGGTCTGCACGCAAAAGGCTGGACCAAGGATCAGGCTGTTTCCTTCATGAAGGAAAACACCGCGCTGACCGATGCGAACATCGACGCAGAGGTTAACCGCTACATCAGCAGTCCGGGGCAAGCGCTGGCCTATAAGCTCGGTGAGCTGAAAATCCTGTCATTGCGGCAAAAGGCCGAAACGGCGCTCGGTGCAAAGTTCGACGTTCGGCGTTTTCACGACGCGGTGCTTGGACAGGGAGCCGTGCCGCTCGACGTGCTCGAAGCACAGATTACGAGCTGGATCGCGCACGAAAAGACGGCATCTTGA
- a CDS encoding TonB-dependent receptor plug domain-containing protein, whose protein sequence is MRSLCSLSLLLIFPLSALAQTAPPSTSANDGESEIVVLGTGLPLAPGTPAYGSSVIDHERLTDEASDRVENVLKDVAGFQQFRRSDSRSANPSAQGVTLRALGGNASSRTLVLLDGVPLADPFFGYIPFNALSGDRLSGARITRGGGSGPFGAGAVAGTVELVSATRANLPVYTGSAFYGSNDAMSVAGSVSPDLGGGYATLSGRFERGDGFFTTPVNQRVPATVRAGYRDWSVDLRAVAPIDAQTELQFRGLSFGDNRTLRFKGADSSSEGEDASIRLIHRGGWQVDALAYVQARNFSNKVISSTNFRLTLDQRNTPSTGIGGKIEVRPPVGPDHVMRIGVDARLADGELYEDAYNVAGLVMTRRNAGGKTSTAGLFVEDDWTIGKLILTGGVRADRWTITNGFFRERNATGSLTTSQSYPDRDGVEATGRAGALFNVSNAVALRVAGYSGFRLPTLNELYRPFVVFPITTKANAALGLEKLRGFEGGIDLTPARGVKISITAFYNRLEDAIANVTIDTITRQRQNVDAIVAKGIEVTAGVTHGQVSLDASYTFSDSVVHGSGPSAGLNGFAPSQSPRHAASATFGWVPRTNWLLSGTVRYVGKQFEDDLQTDVLPDALTVDGVARVGITKHVALVVRGENLFNETVVTRNQAGSIDLGTPRTLWVGVRLN, encoded by the coding sequence ATGCGTAGTCTTTGTAGTCTGTCGCTTCTCCTGATTTTCCCACTGTCAGCCCTGGCCCAGACCGCGCCTCCGTCAACGTCGGCAAATGATGGCGAAAGTGAAATTGTCGTGCTCGGTACGGGCTTGCCGCTTGCGCCCGGCACACCGGCTTATGGGTCGTCGGTCATCGACCACGAGCGGTTGACCGACGAGGCGTCCGACCGGGTCGAGAACGTCCTGAAAGATGTCGCAGGGTTCCAGCAATTCCGCCGTTCGGACAGCCGTTCGGCCAATCCATCTGCGCAGGGTGTCACGCTGCGCGCACTTGGTGGCAACGCGTCGAGCCGTACCTTGGTGCTGCTTGATGGCGTGCCTTTGGCTGACCCGTTCTTTGGTTATATCCCGTTCAATGCACTGTCGGGCGACCGGCTTTCCGGCGCGCGCATCACGCGGGGCGGCGGTTCCGGGCCGTTCGGCGCGGGAGCGGTTGCCGGGACGGTCGAACTGGTCAGTGCCACGCGCGCGAACCTGCCTGTTTACACGGGCAGCGCTTTTTACGGCAGCAATGATGCGATGAGCGTGGCGGGTTCGGTCTCGCCCGATCTCGGGGGCGGCTATGCCACGCTGTCCGGTCGTTTCGAACGTGGCGACGGGTTTTTCACGACGCCGGTCAATCAGCGCGTTCCGGCCACAGTGCGTGCGGGTTATCGCGACTGGTCGGTTGACCTGCGTGCGGTCGCGCCGATCGATGCGCAGACCGAATTGCAGTTTCGCGGCCTGTCGTTCGGCGACAACCGAACTTTGCGTTTCAAAGGGGCAGACAGTTCCTCCGAAGGCGAAGACGCCAGTATCCGCCTCATTCATCGGGGCGGGTGGCAGGTCGATGCACTGGCCTATGTTCAGGCGCGGAATTTCAGCAACAAGGTGATCAGCAGCACCAATTTCCGACTGACCCTTGATCAGCGTAATACGCCCTCGACCGGGATCGGCGGCAAGATCGAGGTGCGGCCACCGGTCGGTCCCGACCATGTGATGCGCATCGGCGTCGATGCCCGCTTGGCTGATGGCGAGTTGTACGAGGATGCTTATAACGTGGCGGGTCTGGTTATGACGCGGCGCAATGCGGGCGGCAAGACCAGCACCGCCGGGCTGTTTGTCGAGGATGACTGGACGATCGGCAAGCTGATCCTGACCGGAGGCGTACGCGCCGATCGCTGGACGATTACCAACGGTTTTTTCCGCGAAAGGAACGCGACTGGCAGCTTGACGACCAGCCAAAGTTATCCCGATCGCGACGGCGTGGAGGCAACCGGTCGGGCCGGAGCCTTGTTCAACGTGAGCAATGCGGTGGCGTTACGCGTCGCGGGTTATAGCGGTTTTCGCCTGCCGACGCTGAACGAGCTGTATCGCCCGTTCGTCGTCTTTCCTATCACGACGAAGGCGAACGCCGCCCTGGGCCTTGAGAAGTTGCGCGGTTTTGAGGGCGGCATAGACCTGACCCCGGCGCGTGGCGTAAAGATCAGCATAACCGCTTTTTACAACCGGCTGGAGGATGCGATCGCCAACGTTACCATCGACACGATCACGCGCCAGCGCCAGAACGTCGATGCGATCGTTGCAAAGGGCATTGAGGTCACCGCCGGTGTCACGCACGGACAGGTATCGCTCGACGCCTCCTATACGTTCAGTGACAGTGTCGTACACGGATCTGGCCCATCGGCAGGTCTCAACGGCTTCGCGCCGTCGCAAAGCCCGCGCCATGCGGCCAGCGCGACTTTTGGCTGGGTACCGCGCACTAACTGGCTGTTGTCCGGGACTGTGCGCTACGTCGGCAAGCAATTCGAAGACGACCTCCAGACCGATGTTTTGCCCGATGCGCTGACCGTCGACGGGGTTGCACGAGTGGGCATCACAAAGCATGTCGCACTGGTCGTTCGCGGAGAAAATCTGTTCAACGAAACGGTGGTCACGCGCAATCAGGCAGGCTCTATTGATTTGGGCACGCCACGGACTTTGTGGGTCGGCGTCCGGCTAAACTGA
- a CDS encoding S8 family serine peptidase — protein MTKLKLLCAGLVLAGLLTAAASGQLLQPGPALGGVMRQLGPIGAMVDSLPARATETLANARLDRIGALVRANPNRIALDQNGFPARAGEILIDDPDEALLSVATQHGYRLIERNDVLGVRYARIATLPGQSLTAAIRALKKLGAKSVSADQLHLESGIAGSPVTVGSTGRGAPIGIIDSGIAGRITAQRGFASGSPMAANHGSAIASLITGTGQIRGALPTARIYSADVYGTDPAGGNASAIARAIGWLVGEGVPVLTISLVGPANPILARVVAAAQARGAIIVAAVGNDGPASPPSYPASYPGVIAVTGVDSRDRVLIEAGHATHLDYAAPGADMLAANAKGASIAVRGTSFATPLVAATIAAAYPALDPSKRRAAFASVDAGARKMGSRYGHGIVCGKCRTPIK, from the coding sequence ATGACCAAACTTAAACTTCTATGCGCCGGGCTCGTTCTGGCTGGTCTGTTGACGGCTGCGGCCAGCGGACAACTGCTTCAGCCCGGTCCGGCACTCGGCGGCGTGATGCGCCAATTGGGGCCAATCGGTGCTATGGTGGACAGCCTGCCAGCGCGCGCGACCGAGACGCTGGCAAATGCGCGCCTCGACCGGATTGGAGCGCTCGTTCGCGCAAATCCTAACCGCATCGCACTCGATCAGAACGGTTTTCCGGCGCGCGCGGGAGAGATTTTGATTGATGATCCCGACGAGGCGCTGCTTTCAGTTGCCACCCAGCACGGATATCGACTGATCGAGCGGAACGATGTGCTGGGCGTTCGCTATGCCCGGATCGCGACCCTTCCCGGCCAATCCCTGACAGCAGCGATCCGCGCTTTGAAAAAACTTGGGGCAAAATCTGTCTCCGCCGATCAGCTTCACCTTGAAAGCGGCATTGCCGGTTCGCCCGTCACCGTCGGCTCAACCGGCAGAGGTGCCCCCATCGGCATCATCGACAGCGGTATCGCCGGTCGGATTACCGCCCAGCGCGGCTTTGCCAGTGGGTCGCCAATGGCCGCCAATCATGGTTCTGCAATAGCTTCGCTTATCACCGGGACGGGGCAGATTCGGGGCGCGTTACCGACGGCGCGTATATATTCCGCTGACGTGTACGGCACCGACCCGGCCGGTGGAAATGCCAGCGCAATCGCACGGGCGATCGGATGGCTGGTCGGCGAAGGCGTGCCCGTCCTGACCATCAGCCTTGTCGGCCCTGCCAATCCAATCCTTGCCCGCGTTGTCGCCGCCGCTCAGGCGCGCGGTGCGATTATCGTCGCGGCGGTAGGCAATGATGGCCCAGCCTCGCCACCAAGCTACCCTGCCTCCTATCCCGGCGTCATCGCCGTCACGGGTGTGGATAGTCGCGACCGGGTGCTGATTGAGGCGGGCCATGCGACGCATCTCGATTACGCAGCCCCCGGAGCCGATATGCTCGCCGCCAACGCAAAGGGGGCAAGTATCGCCGTCAGGGGAACATCCTTTGCCACCCCGCTGGTCGCAGCCACGATTGCAGCAGCTTATCCCGCACTCGATCCGTCGAAACGTCGCGCCGCCTTTGCCAGCGTCGATGCCGGAGCGCGAAAGATGGGAAGCCGCTATGGTCACGGCATCGTATGCGGCAAATGTCGCACGCCGATAAAATAA
- a CDS encoding anti-sigma factor family protein, producing MTFDDETLMAFADGELDPITTKRVEKAILTDPAVAERVAAHLSLREKMAAAYPLDTRPNRLADPLVAMIKSNTVVAMPVNTRPSRPRWLKVAGLAACLVAGVAVGTRWQSDQVKSGGGMLIASGTLARALETQVASAAGDPRMLVSFRTKSGDYCRVFAGQALDGIACKKPGGWQLIRTESGSSRDSAAYRQAGSGDSVLMGEAQNLMAGDPLSAAEEQDARLTEWVTKCPPSTSNVRPTRC from the coding sequence ATGACCTTTGACGACGAGACGTTAATGGCTTTTGCCGATGGCGAGCTTGATCCAATCACGACAAAACGCGTCGAGAAGGCGATCTTGACTGACCCGGCGGTGGCAGAACGGGTCGCTGCGCACCTATCGCTGAGGGAGAAAATGGCGGCGGCCTACCCTCTCGATACGCGACCCAATCGGTTGGCCGATCCGCTTGTTGCCATGATCAAGTCAAACACTGTCGTCGCAATGCCCGTCAACACTCGCCCGTCGAGGCCGCGCTGGTTGAAGGTTGCTGGATTGGCCGCCTGTCTAGTCGCTGGCGTTGCGGTCGGGACGCGGTGGCAGAGCGATCAGGTGAAAAGCGGCGGCGGCATGCTGATCGCCTCTGGGACACTTGCCAGAGCATTGGAAACACAGGTTGCATCCGCTGCGGGAGATCCGCGAATGCTCGTCAGCTTTCGCACCAAGAGCGGTGATTATTGTCGCGTCTTCGCTGGACAGGCGCTCGACGGCATTGCCTGTAAGAAGCCCGGGGGCTGGCAACTTATCCGCACTGAGTCCGGGAGTTCGCGAGACAGTGCGGCGTATCGGCAGGCGGGGTCCGGTGACAGCGTGTTGATGGGCGAGGCACAAAACCTGATGGCTGGCGACCCGCTCAGCGCCGCCGAGGAGCAAGACGCGCGATTGACCGAATGGGTCACCAAATGCCCACCGTCGACCAGCAATGTTCGACCGACGCGTTGCTGA
- a CDS encoding YbaN family protein, with product MGWLALGLLCVLLGIIGAILPLMPTTIFLILAAGCFARSSPRLEAWLLNHARFGPTLRAWRADGAISRRGKIAACSGITIGFVLFMVGAHPRLWLALTVAAFMLACAFYVVSRPTATD from the coding sequence ATGGGATGGCTGGCGCTGGGCCTGTTGTGCGTCCTGCTCGGCATCATCGGCGCTATCCTGCCATTGATGCCGACGACGATCTTCCTGATCCTCGCCGCCGGATGTTTCGCCCGATCCTCTCCCCGCCTTGAGGCATGGCTGCTCAATCACGCGCGTTTTGGTCCCACGCTCCGCGCTTGGCGGGCGGACGGCGCGATATCGCGACGGGGAAAGATTGCCGCGTGCAGTGGTATCACCATCGGCTTCGTGCTGTTCATGGTCGGCGCTCACCCGCGTCTGTGGCTGGCTCTGACGGTCGCGGCGTTTATGCTGGCATGCGCCTTTTACGTGGTGTCACGTCCGACAGCGACCGACTGA
- a CDS encoding sigma-70 family RNA polymerase sigma factor, with translation MTQFEDELVALLPQLRRFARSLSRNAADADDLCQVTVEKALNGRGQWQSGTRMDSWMYRIMRNAWIDTARARSRAAQTFVGEEAGMSVGDRGDAAIEARVELTNVEAAMRQLPDEQREAVALVLVEGLAYKDAAAVLDIPMGTLTSRLVRGRQALLAGLGEAA, from the coding sequence TTGACGCAGTTCGAAGATGAATTGGTCGCGCTGTTGCCGCAACTGCGACGGTTCGCGCGTTCGCTCTCGCGCAACGCTGCCGATGCCGATGACCTGTGTCAGGTGACGGTTGAGAAGGCGCTCAACGGTCGCGGGCAGTGGCAGTCCGGAACGAGAATGGATAGCTGGATGTACCGTATCATGCGCAACGCCTGGATCGACACCGCCCGCGCGCGAAGCCGGGCTGCACAAACCTTTGTCGGCGAAGAGGCGGGAATGAGTGTTGGTGATCGCGGTGATGCAGCCATCGAGGCGCGCGTCGAACTGACCAATGTCGAAGCGGCAATGCGCCAGCTGCCCGACGAGCAGCGCGAAGCGGTTGCGCTCGTGCTGGTTGAAGGACTTGCTTATAAGGACGCTGCGGCGGTTCTGGACATTCCGATGGGCACACTCACATCGCGGCTGGTGCGCGGGCGACAGGCGTTGCTCGCCGGATTGGGAGAGGCGGCATGA
- a CDS encoding amino acid permease, which translates to MAGLMYRKVISSEPEVGQTHLKRTLSWWHLLALGVGAIVGTGIYTLVGIGAGLAGPGVILSFIIAGAVCCCAALAYAEVATMIPASGSAYTYSYVVIGESVAWVVGWSLILEYSLVVSAVAVGWSGYAAGFLASLGMPLPAAILAGPAAGGLVNLPAVIIVFVVAGLLALGTKESATVNAILVVVKIVALLVFVVAAVPAFNVAHFHPFLPNGFASHTVDGTPSGVMAAAAIIFFAFYGFDAISTAAEEAKNPERDLPIGIIGSMIVCTAIYVGVAATAVGSMSYTLYAGSSEPLALILRTLGHPSAAVLIGAAAVVALPTVILAFLFGQSRIFFVMARDGLLPSGLAKVNARTGTPVRITILTAVVVATLAGVTPLAKIAALANAGTLLAFIAVATCMLILRRREPNARRVFRTPLAWIVGPLAILGCLYLFYSLPHQTQGFFLIWNLIGLVCYALWRAVGSRRAA; encoded by the coding sequence ATGGCCGGTCTGATGTATCGCAAGGTCATTTCATCGGAGCCAGAGGTGGGTCAAACGCACCTGAAGCGCACACTAAGCTGGTGGCATTTGCTGGCGCTGGGTGTCGGGGCGATCGTCGGCACAGGGATATACACGCTGGTGGGCATCGGAGCGGGTCTTGCCGGGCCGGGCGTGATCCTGTCGTTCATCATCGCCGGAGCCGTTTGCTGCTGCGCCGCGCTCGCTTATGCCGAGGTCGCGACGATGATCCCGGCGTCGGGCAGCGCCTATACATATAGTTACGTCGTGATTGGCGAGAGCGTTGCCTGGGTCGTCGGCTGGAGCCTGATCCTCGAATACTCGCTGGTAGTCAGCGCGGTTGCCGTTGGCTGGTCGGGCTATGCTGCGGGCTTTCTGGCATCGCTGGGGATGCCGTTGCCAGCAGCCATTCTGGCGGGACCGGCGGCGGGCGGACTGGTGAACCTGCCAGCGGTCATCATCGTATTCGTGGTTGCCGGATTGCTGGCGCTGGGCACGAAGGAAAGCGCAACGGTCAACGCGATCCTCGTTGTTGTGAAGATCGTTGCCCTGCTCGTGTTCGTGGTGGCAGCGGTTCCGGCGTTCAACGTGGCGCACTTTCACCCGTTCCTGCCGAACGGATTTGCCAGTCACACAGTCGATGGCACGCCAAGCGGGGTGATGGCGGCGGCCGCAATTATCTTCTTTGCATTTTACGGCTTCGACGCGATTTCGACTGCGGCCGAGGAAGCCAAAAATCCTGAGCGTGACCTGCCGATCGGAATTATCGGATCGATGATCGTCTGCACGGCGATTTACGTCGGTGTTGCGGCAACCGCCGTCGGCTCGATGTCATATACCCTTTATGCGGGGAGTTCGGAGCCGCTTGCGCTGATACTGCGGACGCTGGGACATCCGAGCGCCGCTGTTCTGATCGGTGCGGCGGCGGTGGTTGCGCTGCCCACGGTCATACTGGCTTTCCTGTTCGGGCAGAGCCGAATCTTCTTTGTGATGGCACGTGACGGGTTGCTTCCTTCCGGGCTGGCGAAGGTCAATGCGCGCACGGGTACACCGGTACGTATCACCATTTTGACGGCGGTGGTGGTGGCGACGCTGGCGGGTGTTACACCGCTTGCCAAGATTGCTGCGCTTGCCAATGCCGGGACGCTGCTTGCCTTCATTGCGGTGGCGACCTGTATGCTTATCCTACGCCGTCGTGAGCCAAATGCACGGCGAGTGTTTCGGACGCCGCTGGCCTGGATTGTCGGTCCGCTGGCTATTCTGGGCTGCCTCTACCTATTTTACAGCCTGCCACATCAGACGCAGGGTTTCTTCCTGATCTGGAACCTTATCGGTCTGGTTTGCTATGCGTTGTGGCGGGCCGTCGGTTCGCGCCGCGCGGCATAG